TTGGGAGATTCCCGTATTATAGATGTTGACCGTGCAACAGTTCAACAATATGGAATTCGTGTTTATGCCAATGGCACGTGGGATGCGTCTACCTATACTTCAAATGCTACCGTAAATGTAGCCGGTAATATTATTGTGGATACCGGTGGATCTTTCCAAACGGGGAGTACAACCTTTGTATTGGACGGCACGGTTGCGCAACAAGTTGATTCCGATGTCAATCTTACATTTTACGCGCTGACAATAGATGACACGGCTAGTCGGACAGTAACACTGCACGACACAGATACAGCCGGACGAAGCTTTGTTGTAAATGGAACATTCACTTGGGACAGCACAACGCCTGCGAATGCCGCCAATATTTCAATTGGTAACGTAACATACAGTGCCTCTGTCACTTTAAATTCCGGTTCAATAGTAATTCCATCCGGGCACACGCTGACTATATATGGAACTGGGACACTTGATGTTTCAGGAAGCTGGACTAACGCCGGAACCTTCACGCCGAATTCAAGCACGGTCACATTCATCGGCAGTTCCGGTACGCAAACAATCAATTCAACAGGTGCGGTAAGCGCCGGTTTTTCAAGTGTTGTTATTGATTCATTGGGTGCCACTAAACAGCTGAGCGCGACAAATATGGCGATTAGTGGCAATCTCACTGTTCTGAACGGAACGCTTGATTTAAATGGCAGACAATTGCAGGTTAACGGTTATTTCAACAAGTCCGGCGGGAATCTGAATATGGATCAGGGCGGGGACAATTTCAATGTTGACGGCACTTTTACCGTGTCGGGTGATGCGGGAGGGTCAGTACTGACTGCTGGATCAACTGTAGTCGGTGGTGATGTTGATATATCCGGTGATAATACGTTTGTAATGGGACATGCCACAAACTACCCCGTTTTCTCCATGGATGGCGCGGCGGACGCAAATTTATCCATTGTGGGAGCGAATAATGCCTTCGGCTATACTGGAGGAATCGGTGAATTTGATGTTGATAAAACTGGGGGAGCCGGAGTAACATTATTGTCTCCGGTCCAGTCATGGAATTTTCTTATGAATACCGGTGAGCTTGATATAAACGGTCAGACACTGACCGTATCCAGTCTCTTTGTGGGATTTGGCGGACTTCTAACAATGGCTAGCGGAACAATCGCAACAGGCAGCGATAACCTTGTTCCCTCCTCGCACGCCATGTTTTATGTTGACAGCGGTTGGACAGAAAATATCTCCGGCGGGACCATTACTGTCGAAGGTGTTGGGCATGTTACTAACGGTGCGGCATATTTTGCGAATGGATCAGCTTTTACTCCGACCGGGGGAACTTTCCAGTTTATCGGCAATGACAATAAAGTTCTGACAATCGCGGAAACAGGCGAAGCGGATTTCAATTTTTTTAACCTGACAATCGGCGACGGCGTAAATGCGCTGACGGTGGATATTAATCCTTCTGTAGCTATAACGGTGGATCTGGAAGGTGATATGACAATAGCAACAAGTGCCACGCTTGATTCAAACGGGGAAATACTGGAAGTGGCAGGTGGTTGGGATACTAACGGTACTTATACGCACGGTAACAGCACGGTGACTTTTGATTCGGCTGATACTGGAGAGACGATTGAAGCGGGCAGTTCCCAGTTTTATAATATGGTATTTAATAATGCAGCGGGCGGTTGGACTGTACAGACTGACAACTTGACTGTCGCTAATAATTTGACGCTTACCTCTGCAAATACATTTACTGTCAGTAGCGGTGTAACTATTGAAGTAAGAAATGATTTCACAAACAGCGTCGGGGGAGCGAATACTACCTGGACCGGTGCTGCCTTATATCTGAACGGAACTAGCGCGAGCCTTGATGAGATAAACACAAAGACTGTCGGAGGTGATGTATATGGAACACTACGGATAGGGGTAAATGAAAATGCGGCCATGTGGAGCTCTTCAGCAAGTACGGTTACTGTAGACAGCGGAAGCTGTTTAGAGTCTTTTGACAATGGGGCAGTGGATGGTCAAATAAATATTTATGGTGAATGTAATTCACGTTCCGCGGAATACTGGGTATATGAAAATGACTTTGACGGGACCGCTCTCGGGCTATCAAGTCGGCCGGTAACTGTCAATTTTTCCAGCGGGTCTTCCTATACGGTTGATAGCGGAGATATTTTGTATATTGTCGGTTCAGCCGGTGATTTCACGGATATTTCCGCCACTTCCGGTTACTTTAGCCTGACTGTGAACGGAATAATTCATGCTTCAAATTACAATTTTGATAATCTTGATGCGAGCGGTCTTAAGCTGAATAGTACGGCTACGATTTACTCGTTGGATAACGGATCCTTTGACAATAACGGTCCGGGTGCAAATTCCAGCTACATTACTTTATCCAATCTGGATACCGTTAACATGTTTGGTGATGTTATATTTGATTCCCAAACAGACGGAGAGGATACAAATGTTGTTTATAATGTTAATGCTACTGGATCAACCATCAATTTAGTATTTCCATGGGCAGGTGGTAATAAATTCGGTTCAGAATTTGAAATTGAATCCAGTGGTGCCCAGATTAGTTGGACGATTTTACCTTCGGTGGTCAATGATGGATTAACCGGAGATGCCAGCATCACAAACGATCCCACCGAGCTCTCAGCAAACTGGGAGACGGCGCAATCATGCTCAGAAGATAACGTTTCAATATTTACGCCATCAGACGGGATGAAATCATTAGATTTCTCAGTTGTCGAAAAAGACGGTGTTTATCATGTAATCCACATTCGTGGCGAAGATATCCCTTGGTGGGCATATCCGCAAACTACTTTTGGGCACGAAACCTCTACTGATTTAAATAACTGGACGAACCAGGGACCAATTGATCTTCATGGCTCTGTCGGAGAATGGAATGATAAGCAAACTTGGGCGCCTTATATTTATGAAGAAGGTGGTACATACTATATGTACTATACCGGGGTGAATTATGACACGAATTACACTATGAATGCTCAACGGATTGGCTTAGCAACTTCTACTGACCTTGTAAACTGGACTGATGCCGCCAGTACTTGTTCCGGAATCGGCGGACAGGGTTGCGTATTAGACTGTTCAGCTGCCTGGTCCACTTGGGACCAGTGGGATAGTACTGCTTGGAAAGGCGATTGCAGAGACCCATTTGTTACCAAATGGGGGAGCACTTATTATATGTTTATGTCAGCAAAAAAAGAAGAAGGTGCCACTGACCGCATGGTTATCGCTTTCGCTACATCAAGTGATTTATTGAATTGGACATTGCAGGATCCGATTGATGCAACACTTTCCGGTACCGCCGAGTCGCCCACTGTAACAGAACACAATGGAACATACTATATGTTCGGAACAAGGTATGATCATATCCAGTACTATACAACAACAACCCCGACTGTCGCGGCCAGCTGGGTGGATCAGGGTTATGCGCATCAGCATTTTGCCAATGAAGCGGAGCCGTATATAGCGGGTCAGACCCTTTTCCCGTACGTTCATGGCGAAACCTGGGCGGTCCGATTTTTGAAATTGGGATATAACGATGACGGGTCGCTTAGGTATTCCAATAACGTAACTCCGGCCTGCCAGTCCGGCGGCAGTCTTGATCCAGATGATCAGACAACTCCTGACGCCGTAGATCATTTTGAATACGCTATCGGTTCGACAGAAGGCGGAACTGATGTTTCCGATTTCAGCAGTGTCGGGCTGTTAAAAAATGCTACTAAGACGGGATTGGATTTGGCGGACGGGACATATTATACAACGGTTCGTGCCATAAACAGTTCCGGTGAAGTAATCGGCCAGTCGTCTAGTAACGGAATTATGCTTGACTCGGGATTGCCTACATTCAGTAATGTCAACACAAATTCCACTCAAACAAGCATTACTATCCAATGGACCAGCAGTGAGCCGGCTACTACTCAGGTAAACTATGGTCTTACAAATGCCTATGGATTCACAACTGTATTAGACTCTACTCTAACTCTGAATCACTCGGTAACCATTACAGGCCTGAATGCAGGTACAACATATCATTTTCAGCTGGTGGGAGAAGACGGATTTGGCAATACGGGATATTCAATTGACTACAGTACGGAAACAGTTGCACCGGATGCGACAATAATTACAAATGTTCAGGTGATTAATCTTACTGAAACTGCGGCGTCGATTACCTGGCAAACTAATCATCCCGCTGATTCCAGGGTTAATTATGGTTTAAATACAGATTATGGTCAGGAGAAATATGACAGCGGATTAGTTTCAGAACATCTGGTTCAATTGACCGGATTAGAACCCGGTACTGTATATCATTACCAAATTGTCAGCACGGGGAATACTGTAGCAACACAGGCTGATGCGAATTTTACTACAATAGCAACTGAAGTCCCTGATCCGGATACAGAACCGCCTCCAATAGATATTGAGCCTGTCCCATATCTTCCTGCGCCGACACTTTATGCTCCAGAAAGTGGCAGTATCGTGCACACGGCATTGCCGACCATTACCGGGGTTGCCCGATCGAATAATGACGTGTTCATATTGATTGACAGGGAATTGGTCGCGGTGGTCAAGGCCAGTGATCATTCCAGCGGAACAGGAGATTTTTATTTTCACGTTAAAGAACCACTTACTAGAGGCGACCACAGTATTATTCTAAGAGCGCGAGATAATGACGGATTAATCAGCAGTGAATCAAAATCATACAGCTTTTTTGTGGAACCGCCATATCCGGTGCCCACGATTGACAAAGCATATGTAACAGACGGCAGTAATCCTTCGGTTGTGCTCTTAGGTAATGCAATAAACGACGCGACAATCAGAGTATATGTAAATAATAGGATTATTAATACTTTCAAGGTAAATAATGATCCGTCCGGAGTTGCCAATTTTAAAATCCTTATTTCCGGGCTGGAACCCGGGGAGTATAATATTTATCTTGATGCTTTAGAACCCAGTGGCAAAGAAAGTGTGAAAACAGGAACATTGAATGTTGTAATCAAACCGCTCGGATTTAATGTCCCGATTTACGCGTATCAGGATCAGAATTTGTATACAGTACAGTCCGGTGATACGCTTTGGAAGATTGCTTTAAAACACTACGGTCTTGGCGATAAATGGGTGGTGATCCAAGGTGCGAATATTGACCGATATCCGTCTCTGGAATCCGATCCATCCGTTCTGAACATCGGCTGGACACTACTCATCCCGCTTCTTTGGTCACTATAGAAAAAAATCAAAAACCCCCAGGTTACCTGGGGGTTTTTCGTATTGCAATAATTATTTTTTTGTCTCTGGAATTCTCCAGCTAAAGTATATTCCGGTTAGCAAAATTAAAGAAAGAAAAAGAAACAGGTATTCAATCGGGTAGAATTTTAACACAAGCATCGAAAGCCCGGATCCGATCAGATACCCCAGTGGTGATGCGTTGCGAAAAAAATTAATATAGTCAATATCCTTGACATCAACAGTTTTGAAGAAATATGTTTCTCTCATCGCTTCAATTAATGCCGCCCCGCATCTGCTTAAAAATAAAATCAGCGCCCAGACAAACGGATTATCAGATTTTATAAAGAAAAACAGGGCAACGGCAGATGCGATAATCATAAAACCGAGATTCAAAACTTTTTTCTCGCCGTTATATTTGTCGGCGAAAATTCCGGCGGGTATCTCCAGGAATATGAAAGGTAAGAGCATGAAGGTGAAGATCATACCGATTGTTTTCCATTCAAAACCGATGGTCTGGTGCAGATAGATCGGCGCGTAAATTACCGCAGTTGCATAAAACAGTTCCAGTAGAAAGGCGATTGCAAATATACCGCGCAGATTTATATTATTCCATATATGTTTCAGTGTCGTCAGCGAGTGATGATGTTCGTATTGCAGATGATCGGCCAGTAGTTTTTTGTTATACAGAATGATCGCCAGTGCGATTGATAGAAGTATTGCCGCCATGATATAGATCAAGCGATAATTTCCTTCGCCGGTCAGATAGCCAACTGCCAAGGGGGAGAAAAGCCAGCCCAGATTAATGAAGGTAAAATAAGTAGTTCTGATCCTGCCGGTTGTCGGGTTGGTAGTGAAACGCTCAACAAAAACATCCATATTAATCCAGATCAGATAGCCCATACTTCCCGTTAAAGCAAAGAATATAAACGCACCAACAGTAGAGTTTGTGGTAATCAATAGAATAATGCTTGTTATCTGCAGCAAAATTATTATAATGGCCAGCTTATAATTGCTGATTTTCTTGATAAAGTAGGGGAAAAAATTAATGGCAGCCAGGCTGAGTAGCGCTTCGCCCAGAAAAAACAAACCGACCCGCCCGACGTCCACAAATTCTTCCATAAAGGTAGAACGGATGTATCCAGGAAAAGCTGCGGCTAGAGCTAGAACAAATCCGAGAAAATATAATACTTTAAGATTTTTTGTTATTTTCATATTAATATTAATTAGAAAAGGTAAACACAAATAAAATAATTGCTATAAACACAAAAAGTATGCCTTCATATGAAATTTTGTCTGCTTTTTCATTTTGGAAAAATGAATTAATTCCATTATCAATTATGTCAAAAGCCAACCTGTCTTTTTTATTACTACGAACATAAATTTTTTGCTCCGAATATCTACCTTTATGGAAACCGATGCTCATGTTTAATTCTTTCAAAATAAATTCGTTTTCTTTTTTTTGATAAGACAAATTATTTTTCGTCAAGATATTTTCTATTCCATGCTCAATTGATGCTTTGCCAGTGTTCCAGACTATGTAGGTTGTATATAATTTAGAAAGATAAAAAAGTAGCCACAAAAAAAAGGCAATAACAATAGAAATAATAATTTTTGGTACCAACGTTATATCAGGATTAGTAATGAATATAACTGACCAGGGGATGATCAAAGCAGAAATCCCAATTGCGAAACTGTCTTTAACAATCAACACCTTTCTCATTAGTATCCTGATACCCAAAAGCGCCACTTCTATAGCGTTGACAGCTAATGCAATATCGAAGTCTTTATAACTAAAAACCATTAGTGAATATTAGATTTATCTTATGAATACTATTTAATAGTATCATTTTTTTAATAAATAAAAAAGGCCAGTTTTGTTAGAATGGCCTGAAGGAAATAACAGTCGCTAGTAGCCCGATAAAAGCACCGGCAACTACCTGTGGCAGTGTATGTCCCAGAAGTGTTTTCAACGCTTGCGGTCGTGAATCGCGTTCGAGCAGATGCTCTAACTCTCTGATTAGGACATTAAGCACTTCTGCGTGTTTACCCGTGGCGTGCCGAACTTTTGCAGCGTCGTAGATGATGAATGCTGCAAGCGTGAAGCCGATGGCAAACTCAGCGCTGTCCCACCCTTCGGTTATTCCCAGACCGGCAGCCAGCGCGATGATTCCGGCTGTGTGAGAAGAGGGCATACCTCCCGTCTCAAATAACCTTCTGGGCTGAAAACTCCCCTCTGGATAGAATGTGATAATGACTTTCAGAAGTTGTGCCGTGAAGTTGGCGGCGATGGCTGTCAGAAGCACCTGGTTGTGAAAAATTCCGTTCATTTCACTTCCCGAGGATGTTGTGTTTTTGCGTCTCGTAACGAACAATCGATCAAAACATGCAAAGGATTGCATGAGTATGTGAGTTTAACGGAACCTGGGAAGAAAGTCAATTTCACATAGACCACCTTAAAATAATGCGTAAATGTGTTATACTAAAAAACTATGGCAAAGTATACCAAACAAACATTCAGAATTTATTGGCACCAGACAAAAAAGTATCGGGGTGCATTTTTGCTTATTTGTCTGGCGATCAGTATCGGTTCAATTACCAATCTTGTCGCGCCGCTTTTTTATAAGGAATTTTTTGATGTATTGTCGAGTGCTGGTGAGACTGCCGGAAAAATAGGATCATTAAAAATTATTCTGCTAAAAGTGCTCGGTGTTTATCTGGTTAGCTGGGTTTTTTGGCGTACGGCCGGTTTTGGTGTTTCATATTTTCAAACACACATCATGGCTGATCTGATGAACGACTGTTTTGCGTATATCCATAAACACTCAGTAACATTTTTCAATAATAATTTTGTCGGATCGTTGGTGAAAAAAGTCAACCGTTTTGCTCATTCCTTTGAGTTAATTGCCGACCTGATTTTTTGGGACCTGTTGCCGATTACCGTGGATATAATTATGATCTTTGTTGTTCTGAGCCAGAAGAATCTAATGCTAGGTCTGGCCGTGCTGTTATGGGTGATAATTTATTTGTTGGTTAACTACATTTTCAGTCGTTATAAGATGAAGTTTGATGTCAGGCGGGCGGTATTGAATTCCAAAGTAACCGGGATGTTGGCCGATACTATAACTAATCATCTAAACGTCAAACTATTTAACGGTTACGAAAGGGAAAGAGGCGGTTTCCGCGGGATTAACAGTCAATATCAGAAACTTCAGCAGTTTACCTGGAATCTGGCCAATTATTTCGAAGGCGGGCAGGCATTAATGATGATTGGTTTGGAGTTGGGGGTAATGTATTATGCGGTTACGCTCTGGCAACAGGATATTTTAAGTGTCGGCGATTTTGTATTGTTGCAGGCATATCTTTTAAACATCATTTTAAGATTATGGAATTTCGGCCGGATCATCCGAAAATATTATGAGGCATTAGCTGATGCTGAAGAGATGACTGAGATACTTGAGACTCCACATGAAATAAAGGATATACCCGGAGCATTACCGATATCAGTAAAGATGGGTTCGATAAATTTTGAAAATGTTGCTTTCAGTTACAATATGACACGCAAAATAATTAGAGATTTGAATTTAAAGATTGAAGCACGGGAAAAAATTGCCCTGGTCGGTCCTTCCGGTTCCGGCAAATCCACGATAGTAAACCTATTGCTGCGCAATTATGATTTAACTGATGGGCAAATATCTGTTGACGGTCAGAAGATCAATAGTGTCACCCAGGAATCACTTTGGCATAATATTGCACTAGTGAATCAGGACCCGATTTTATTTCACCGGACACTGAAAGAAAACATCTCCTACGGCTTGCCGAGTGCCGGTGATGCGGATGTAATTGAAGCTGCTAAACAGGCTCATGCACATGACTTCATTCGCAGTCTGCCGGGGGGTTATAGCACTTATGTTGGTGAACGTGGTGTTAAACTTTCGGGTGGGGAACGCCAGCGCGTGGCTATTGCACGTGCTATATTAAAAAATGCGCCGATATTGGTACTGGATGAAGCGACCTCTTCGCTTGATTCTGAATCAGAAGAGCTGATCCAAGATGCATTGGGTAATTTGATGAAGGATAAGACAGTTATTGTAATTGCCCATCGTCTTTCAACAATTATGAAAATGGACCGGATTATTGTGCTGAATGAAGGCGCGATTGTGGAGCAGGGAACGCACCAGGAATTAGTAAACAGCAAGGGCGGTCTTTATAAAAAACTCTGGGAAAAACAGATCGGTGGATTTATAGAGTAATATGTTTTGGTAAGATAAAAAACTTACCCTTTGGGTAAGTTTTTATTTTATTATTGCATTTAATTGCTTATGGCTGAAGAATTCCTTCGGTTTTCCCGTCAATGGAGATAAATACTTCCTGCACGGAGTCGAACTGCTTTAAAGTATTTTCAATCTGGGCACGGACCATTTGAACACGGCAAGAACCGCCGATGTTTTGCAGTTCCTGATTGAAATCCGCATAGGCTTTTCCGTCAGTAATATTTAAAGAAAGCAACCGGGCGGATGGACTGATACTTGTGTTGTAATCATCATTTTCTTCAGCTTCTGTCGGGCCGGTCAGTAGTTGATTAACAGCGGCGGTGGCTATTTGAGGTGTCTCATCGATAAGTCGTTTAACCGCAAAGACTGTACTACAGTCGGATTGTTCTGATTCTTTACCTAAATATATTTCAATTTCACTGATTGTTGAAGCGACGAATTTAATTGGTATTCTTAATTCTTTTTCTAATGATTTAATTCCTGAAGGGTTTGCATTCTGCAGTACCAGGAACCCGGCTGTGGCTGATCCTTTTGTAAATGTAAGCAGTGCGGTAAAATCAACATAATTTTCCGTCTGC
The Patescibacteria group bacterium DNA segment above includes these coding regions:
- a CDS encoding MFS transporter is translated as MKITKNLKVLYFLGFVLALAAAFPGYIRSTFMEEFVDVGRVGLFFLGEALLSLAAINFFPYFIKKISNYKLAIIIILLQITSIILLITTNSTVGAFIFFALTGSMGYLIWINMDVFVERFTTNPTTGRIRTTYFTFINLGWLFSPLAVGYLTGEGNYRLIYIMAAILLSIALAIILYNKKLLADHLQYEHHHSLTTLKHIWNNINLRGIFAIAFLLELFYATAVIYAPIYLHQTIGFEWKTIGMIFTFMLLPFIFLEIPAGIFADKYNGEKKVLNLGFMIIASAVALFFFIKSDNPFVWALILFLSRCGAALIEAMRETYFFKTVDVKDIDYINFFRNASPLGYLIGSGLSMLVLKFYPIEYLFLFLSLILLTGIYFSWRIPETKK
- a CDS encoding GerMN domain-containing protein, giving the protein MKNKYLIIIIVILIVVIGVMIFYLIQNDGVNSNSSLNSNGQQDTNTAINTNSNTNSAMQSDVQVTKPVPDETVNSPLTVAGRAKGSWFFEAVFPVQIVDENDKQIGYGNAEAIGDWQTENYVDFTALLTFTKGSATAGFLVLQNANPSGIKSLEKELRIPIKFVASTISEIEIYLGKESEQSDCSTVFAVKRLIDETPQIATAAVNQLLTGPTEAEENDDYNTSISPSARLLSLNITDGKAYADFNQELQNIGGSCRVQMVRAQIENTLKQFDSVQEVFISIDGKTEGILQP
- a CDS encoding ABC transporter ATP-binding protein → MAKYTKQTFRIYWHQTKKYRGAFLLICLAISIGSITNLVAPLFYKEFFDVLSSAGETAGKIGSLKIILLKVLGVYLVSWVFWRTAGFGVSYFQTHIMADLMNDCFAYIHKHSVTFFNNNFVGSLVKKVNRFAHSFELIADLIFWDLLPITVDIIMIFVVLSQKNLMLGLAVLLWVIIYLLVNYIFSRYKMKFDVRRAVLNSKVTGMLADTITNHLNVKLFNGYERERGGFRGINSQYQKLQQFTWNLANYFEGGQALMMIGLELGVMYYAVTLWQQDILSVGDFVLLQAYLLNIILRLWNFGRIIRKYYEALADAEEMTEILETPHEIKDIPGALPISVKMGSINFENVAFSYNMTRKIIRDLNLKIEAREKIALVGPSGSGKSTIVNLLLRNYDLTDGQISVDGQKINSVTQESLWHNIALVNQDPILFHRTLKENISYGLPSAGDADVIEAAKQAHAHDFIRSLPGGYSTYVGERGVKLSGGERQRVAIARAILKNAPILVLDEATSSLDSESEELIQDALGNLMKDKTVIVIAHRLSTIMKMDRIIVLNEGAIVEQGTHQELVNSKGGLYKKLWEKQIGGFIE
- a CDS encoding family 43 glycosylhydrolase; protein product: MFNLVKGTNKTKFYSKALIARNPAIVYHKAVNQNQSGAPITSYSQFRRNVRIAQSVIALVMFFGGIIFSLPKLYPALAASSINLSGIAYQENRTTPIDGTADNKTIQVAVNGVIQTSDTITDNTGSWGITGLSVNSGDIITVFLDEETEEANMVFESNETTQTNIDLYRNHVIVRSDTATITNTEIITGINADSDVKFSSPIATDIEIVAGFHLYVWGGDTFSMDDSVSVGSGVIIAASATLTANGNPISVPGNWTNAGTFTPGGNTVTFNSGVAGQSLTTGSSINNGSGAPYSETAGKKFYNVTIATTGGGTVTLAASSDLSVGGDLVFTSGRLDIGSNDNKILIAGDWDASTVTESAFEARESTWNDFPQVHFVGSSTQMVKIASGEKLQLDSLEIGDVNGIESSVVLSTGGSAATLAYDLYLVVLAGTFDTQDGVNASVNISGNGSDSELYVGDEFGEDSATYKRFYANSSTINNIKALFVTDGRVGGDDATFYAEDSTITLLDSINVGDSSVLAHAVNVFDASATSANTISIDRIDVGVGTFILGDSRIIDVDRATVQQYGIRVYANGTWDASTYTSNATVNVAGNIIVDTGGSFQTGSTTFVLDGTVAQQVDSDVNLTFYALTIDDTASRTVTLHDTDTAGRSFVVNGTFTWDSTTPANAANISIGNVTYSASVTLNSGSIVIPSGHTLTIYGTGTLDVSGSWTNAGTFTPNSSTVTFIGSSGTQTINSTGAVSAGFSSVVIDSLGATKQLSATNMAISGNLTVLNGTLDLNGRQLQVNGYFNKSGGNLNMDQGGDNFNVDGTFTVSGDAGGSVLTAGSTVVGGDVDISGDNTFVMGHATNYPVFSMDGAADANLSIVGANNAFGYTGGIGEFDVDKTGGAGVTLLSPVQSWNFLMNTGELDINGQTLTVSSLFVGFGGLLTMASGTIATGSDNLVPSSHAMFYVDSGWTENISGGTITVEGVGHVTNGAAYFANGSAFTPTGGTFQFIGNDNKVLTIAETGEADFNFFNLTIGDGVNALTVDINPSVAITVDLEGDMTIATSATLDSNGEILEVAGGWDTNGTYTHGNSTVTFDSADTGETIEAGSSQFYNMVFNNAAGGWTVQTDNLTVANNLTLTSANTFTVSSGVTIEVRNDFTNSVGGANTTWTGAALYLNGTSASLDEINTKTVGGDVYGTLRIGVNENAAMWSSSASTVTVDSGSCLESFDNGAVDGQINIYGECNSRSAEYWVYENDFDGTALGLSSRPVTVNFSSGSSYTVDSGDILYIVGSAGDFTDISATSGYFSLTVNGIIHASNYNFDNLDASGLKLNSTATIYSLDNGSFDNNGPGANSSYITLSNLDTVNMFGDVIFDSQTDGEDTNVVYNVNATGSTINLVFPWAGGNKFGSEFEIESSGAQISWTILPSVVNDGLTGDASITNDPTELSANWETAQSCSEDNVSIFTPSDGMKSLDFSVVEKDGVYHVIHIRGEDIPWWAYPQTTFGHETSTDLNNWTNQGPIDLHGSVGEWNDKQTWAPYIYEEGGTYYMYYTGVNYDTNYTMNAQRIGLATSTDLVNWTDAASTCSGIGGQGCVLDCSAAWSTWDQWDSTAWKGDCRDPFVTKWGSTYYMFMSAKKEEGATDRMVIAFATSSDLLNWTLQDPIDATLSGTAESPTVTEHNGTYYMFGTRYDHIQYYTTTTPTVAASWVDQGYAHQHFANEAEPYIAGQTLFPYVHGETWAVRFLKLGYNDDGSLRYSNNVTPACQSGGSLDPDDQTTPDAVDHFEYAIGSTEGGTDVSDFSSVGLLKNATKTGLDLADGTYYTTVRAINSSGEVIGQSSSNGIMLDSGLPTFSNVNTNSTQTSITIQWTSSEPATTQVNYGLTNAYGFTTVLDSTLTLNHSVTITGLNAGTTYHFQLVGEDGFGNTGYSIDYSTETVAPDATIITNVQVINLTETAASITWQTNHPADSRVNYGLNTDYGQEKYDSGLVSEHLVQLTGLEPGTVYHYQIVSTGNTVATQADANFTTIATEVPDPDTEPPPIDIEPVPYLPAPTLYAPESGSIVHTALPTITGVARSNNDVFILIDRELVAVVKASDHSSGTGDFYFHVKEPLTRGDHSIILRARDNDGLISSESKSYSFFVEPPYPVPTIDKAYVTDGSNPSVVLLGNAINDATIRVYVNNRIINTFKVNNDPSGVANFKILISGLEPGEYNIYLDALEPSGKESVKTGTLNVVIKPLGFNVPIYAYQDQNLYTVQSGDTLWKIALKHYGLGDKWVVIQGANIDRYPSLESDPSVLNIGWTLLIPLLWSL
- a CDS encoding divergent PAP2 family protein, with protein sequence MFVTRRKNTTSSGSEMNGIFHNQVLLTAIAANFTAQLLKVIITFYPEGSFQPRRLFETGGMPSSHTAGIIALAAGLGITEGWDSAEFAIGFTLAAFIIYDAAKVRHATGKHAEVLNVLIRELEHLLERDSRPQALKTLLGHTLPQVVAGAFIGLLATVISFRPF